The following are from one region of the Elgaria multicarinata webbii isolate HBS135686 ecotype San Diego chromosome 13, rElgMul1.1.pri, whole genome shotgun sequence genome:
- the GPATCH3 gene encoding G patch domain-containing protein 3, whose product MCLWRCKMAAPDSGSSSVQPGSQYCLVSGVPAQLRSVDLRSYFSQSIEADAFLCFHYRHRPERRDPGSVAPSQPGSSCCCLVMVRPGWSLRLVRMYSGKRWIDKKGEMLPGRCIIRRVRVSPDRDVAAFPYKTKTELNRASNETFTQDDLRQLPELNPPPFMPCGNVGTPLSIFLDLIKACRMPTRAIRKLQLQFLRTGSSRRYGSVPFTYEETETIVEEEQVYTATGEEITEGEHLPGVGIANQVNDTEERDWGDPEKEVAEESQLDDDDDDRCEEWERHEALHEDVTSQERTKERLYEEEIELKWEKGGSGLVFYTDAQYWHEEEERDFDEQTADDWDVDMSIYYDKDGGDKDARDLVQMRFEQRLRDGLEDGSVLGQQIGNFEKYTKGIGRKVMEKQGWSEGLGLGSSNSGMAEALDNEGQNPKCKRGFGYHGEKLQTFTKRKKPRGDGTTLISTVYDDPRPDDTDQQLLRRQLPTSMKYRPDVPFVQATRGVHQSPSSS is encoded by the exons ATGTGCCTGTGGCGTTGCAAGATGGCGGCGCCCGACTCTGGTTCTTCCTCCGTCCAGCCCGGCAGCCAGTATTGCCTGGTCAGCGGCGTTCCGGCCCAGCTTCGCTCCGTCGATCTCCGCTCCTATTTCAGTCAGTCCATCGAGGCAGACgctttcctctgtttccattACCGGCACCGCCCCGAGCGCAGAGATCCGGGGTCGGTCGCCCCTTCGCAGCCAGGCTCGAGCTGCTGTTGCCTGGTGATGGTGCGGCCCGGTTGGTCCCTCCGCCTGGTCCGTATGTACTCGGGCAAACGGTGGATCGATAAGAAGGGAGAGATGCTACCCGGGCGGTGCATTATCCGAAGAGTTCGGGTTTCCCCTGATAGAG ATGTTGCCGCATTTCCCTATAAAACCAAAACGGAGCTCAACAGAGCATCGAATGAAACTTTCACCCAGGATGACTTAAGACAACTACCTGAACTGAACCCTCCTCCATTCATGCCCTGTGGGAATGTGGGAACTCCTTTGAGCATTTTCTTGGATCTCATCAAAGCCTGCCGGATGCCTACCCGTGCGATCAGGAAACTGCAGTTGCAGTTCCTCAGGACTGGTTCTTCTCGCAGGTATGGAAGTGTACCGTTCACATATGAAGAAACTGAGACTATTGTTGAAGAGGAGCAAGTTTACACTGCTACAGGAGAGGAGATAACAGAAGGGGAGCACTTGCCAGGAGTGGGAATAGCTAACCAAGTCAATGACACAGaagagagagactggggagatccagAGAAGGAAGTAGCAGAAGAATCTCAATTGGACGAC GATGACGACGATAGGTGTGAAGAGTGGGAGCGCCACGAAGCCTTGCACGAGGATGTCACCAGCCAGGAGCGCACAAAGGAACGTTTGTACGAGGAAGAGATTGAACTGAAGTGGGAGAAGGGAGGCTCTGGGTTGGTCTTCTACACGGACGCACAGTACTggcacgaagaagaagaaagag ATTTTGATGAGCAGACAGCAGACGACTGGGATGTGGACATGAGCATCTACTATGACAAAG ATGGTGGTGACAAGGACGCTCGGGATTTGGTCCAGATGCGGTTTGAACAGAGACTCCGGGACGGATTGGAAGATGGGTCTGTTCTGGGCCAACAGATTGGGAACTTTGAAAAATATACCAAG ggTATCGGCAGGAAAGTGATGGAGAAGCAGGGCTGGTCTGAGGGCCTCGGCCTGGGAAGCAGCAATTCTGGAATGGCTGAAGCACTAGACAATGAGGGCCAGAACCCCAAATGCAAGAGGGGCTTTGG CTACCACGGTGAGAAGCTCCAGACTTTCACCAAACGCAAGAAACCTCGCGGGGACGGCACCACCCTGATCTCCACCGTCTACGATGACCCCCGTCCCGACGACACAGACCAGCAACTGCTCCGGCGTCAGCTGCCAACCAGCATGAAGTACCGGCCAGATGTGCCCTTTGTCCAGGCCACCCGCGGTGTTCATCAGAGCCCCAGTTCCTCCTGA